One Candidatus Melainabacteria bacterium RIFOXYA2_FULL_32_9 genomic window, ATTGTGTACTCTTGGTAAAAAAATAGAGAAATTTTTAGAGAATACAGATCAAATTGACAAGGCGGCCGAAAAAATAAAGGATTCAAAAAGTTTGATACTGTTAGGGCGAGGTACAAATTCTGCTGTTGCTGAAGAAGGGGCATTAAAGATTAAAGAAACAAGTTATATTGATGCTAATGGATATCCAGCAGGTGAGTTTTTGCATGGTTATGTTGCGGTTGTTGATGAGAATATTCCTGTTATATCTATAATATCTCCATATCAAATTGATGGTGAAAATTATAATTTAGTCATATCAAATACAGAAGAAGTAAAACGAAAAAGAAATCCTGATCTAGTGATAATTAAGAGCCAGGAAGATCTTCTGATTGAGAATAGATTGCTATTTGCTGGTGCTGATTTTATAAATATTCCTCAATCCAGTAGTGAAATTTCTCCTGTATTTGCTGTGATTAGCTTGCAGCTTTTATCTTTCAGAATAGCGGAATTGCTAGGAAGAGATGTGAATAATCCAAGAAGTTTAACAAAATCAATTACTGCTGAATAAGTAAGAATTTCTTTGTATTGTTTTTAGGAATAACCAGTAAAAAATCTGTTAAAATAAAAATATATTATTAGATTGAAAATCAAGAAAAAGATCTTATCTAATATAATTCAACTATATTCGTGGTAATATGTGCAGGTTAATGTGAGGGATGCTTACTTGATATTGTTAATTAAGAAGTGGAATTAATATGCTAACAATTATTTATTATATTTCATTGGTTTTACTGATAGTAACACTAGGTATTTTAGTGTATTTTAGATTCTTTAAATTAGCTGATATATATGAAGATAAATATAATAAAGGCATAGACGCATATTCTAATAAAGAATATCAAGGATCGATAAGAGCTTTTAAGAGTGCAATAAAAGTTAATCCTGATAGGCCAGAGGCCTATTATAATCTTGGCTTGACTTATCTTAGTATGGGTAATTTGGATCAGGCTAAGACCAATTTTAAGAAATCCATAGAGTTAAATTCTAAAGACCCTGATGCTTATTATAATTTAGGATTATTATTGTACAATAAAAATAATAATGTACAGGCTATAGAGCAATTTAATGTTTCGATTAAACTAAAAGATAACGATCCTGGCACTTATTATAATCTTGGATTGGCTCTTTCTAAAGAAAAAAAATATGATGATGCAGCAGAACAGTTTAAAAAAGCTGTTGATTTATCTCCTGATAGTGTGATTTATCTTTCTGCTCTTGCGCAGGCATATGATAATAAGAGTAATATGTCAGGTATGGCAAGAGATGTAGATCGAGCTATTGACATATATAGAGCAATTTTAGAATTGGAGCCTAAGCATGAAGGAGCCAATTTTAGATTAGCTGTTTGTTATGCCAAAAAAGGTAAATGGGAAGAGTCGGTTAATTACTGTGAGACAGTTATTAGCATAAATAATAATTCTGCTGAAGCTCATAATCAGCTTGGATTAGCTTTTTATTGCCGAGGTAATATTGAAGAAGCAGCTCTAATGTATAAAAAAGCCTTAAGCTTAGATCCAAATTATATTCTTGCGTATAAAAATCTTGGTTATGCACTTGAAAAGCAGGGAAATTTTAAGGAAGCAGTAGAAGCATTTAGTAAGTTTATTAAAATGGCTCCTTCTGATGAGATTGATTTTAGTGAGATTAAACAGCATATAAATGAATTAAAAGAGAGTATAAAATTAAAAAATAAGTGATAAATTTCAATTTATGCTTTCAATTTTTAGGATCTTTTAAGACTTTACCGTAATGCCCGACAGCATTGCCACAATTGCACATAATCATGCCTTTTGATTTAATGCTATCTTCGCAAATAATATATTGATCACATAAAGTGCAGTAAATAAGAGCACAGTTAAATATTTCTTTCATAAAACAACTCCTGGCATTGTAAGTAAGAAATTATAAATGTCATCCCGAATTTATTTCGGGATCTAACCCTGTATGCAAATAAAAGCTTAAAGCGTTAACCATATAGATGCCGGAACACGTCCGGCATGACATTATTTTCTTTCCTCCTTAAAACAGTCCTCTAAGAGAGGAATACTTGTTTGTGATAAATTAGAATAGAAAACTATATAACCATTAGGGATATTATCTGTCTCACTTAAGTTGCTAGGTAGATAAGTATGAGATTGCCACGCAAGTACGATTATTTCTTAAAGCAACGATTTATGGCTCGCAATGACAGTGCGTAATATTGGTGAATTACCTTTTTTAACATCCTAACTATGCATCATCATAAAAAATATGTCAACACGTTTTTATTCCAGTATAAAATTTAAGGCTATGATTGAACATGACATTAATTAAAGATAAAATTGATAAAGTTTTAAAAGAAAAAAGTTTAACATATTATCAATTGAGCAAATTAGCAGATTTTGATGAAAGTGCTTTAAATAAGATGATAAGGGGAAAGATTTCCTTTTCTGCTAATTTAATAGAAAAAATGGCTCCGATTCTTCAAGTTTCAAAAGAAGAAATACAGGGATGGATTTTAGCTGATAAATATCCTAAAGAAACAATTGAGCTTGCAATAAAAGCTAAAAAAGAGCTCCTTTTTCAGGATAACACGCATTGTCATTCTGAACGCAGTGAAGAATCCCAGAGATCCTTCGCTAATGCTCAGGATTACACACCCTGTCATTGCGAGCCTCCGCAGGAGGCGTGGCAATCTAATAATAGTTCAAATAAAAGCAATGATATTGAATCTAAAAAGAGATCTTTCGTTGACGCTCAGGATGATGAAGGACTAATCCTTACAACTAAAATAGACTCGCTCCTTCAAGAAAAAGGCATTTCAAGAACAGCGTTAAGTAAACAGATTAATTATAGTCAGGGTAAATTAAATGAGATGATTATCGGTAAAGAACCTATATCCCCTCTGGTAATCTCAAAAATAGCTCCTATTTTAGATGTTAGCGAAAATCAAATAAAAAGCTGGATTCTCGCTGATAAATACTCTTTAACTACTCTTGAAAACGCTTTTAACTCATTTAATTAGTATAAATTAACTGAATTTCAAGAATCCTAACAAACGAGAGAGATAGATCTTTCTATATTTTTTATTCAAGAAAATCAGCAAGAATTGCGTTACTGATTAGAATTCCGCTTGTAGTTAACCTTAAATTGCTTTGCCCTATTTCCATATAACCATTAGCAATATACTTGTTAATTATATTTTTATACTTTTCCAGCAAATCTACCCCATACTCCTCTTTAAATTTCCGAATATTAATCCCGTCTATTAATCGTAATCCCAAAAATATCCCCTCTTCTATTGCTTCCTGCTTTGAAACTTTATGAGAAGAGGCTTTTTTAGATGGATCATTAACATATTCATCAAGATTACAAGTATTTGAGTATCTAACCCCATTAACATAGCTATGAGCTGCCAGACCAAAGCCAAAATATTCTTCATTATGCCAATAGCTCAAGTTATGCCTTGATTCATATCCGGAAATAGCAAAATTACTTATTTCATAATGCCTAAAGTTATAATCATCTAATATCTCTATTGTTTTAAGATACATTTGAGCAGATATTTCCTCTTCAGGCAAATTTGGCGGAAGATTTTTAGCAAACTTTGTACCTTCTTCTATTTTCAGTCCATAAGCTGAAATATGATGAATATCCAATTTTCCGGCAGCATTTAAAGTTTCTTCCCAGATTTTAATATCCTGTTCAGGTAATCCGTAAATTAAATCAATACTTATATTATGAAAGCCAGCTTTCTTAGCCATATTAACGGTTTCTATTGCCTCACTTACCGTATGTTTTCTATTTATAAGCTTTAATATATGATCATCAAAACTTTGTACGCCAATACTCAAACGATTTATACCCAACAAGCGCAGCTTTTGCAAGTATTCAAAATCAATGGTTCCGGGATTAACTTCAATTGTTATCTCACAATCTCTAACTACAATAGCTAATCCGGATATTTCACTTAAAATACGCTCATAATATTCAACAGGTATTAAAGAAGGTGTTCCCCCGCCTATATAAATGGATCTAAGTTTTGTATTCAAAGAATCAGATAACCCTGCTTGCATTTCCCGAATCAAAGAGTTTATATAGTTCCCTATTTGATCTTCTTTATTAGTAAAAGAAATAAAACTACAGTAATAACACTTGTCTTTACAAAAAGGCATATGTATATACAAACTTTTTAATGGCCTTTTTAGCCTTTTTTCCATACCCATTAATCCTTTTATCTACAAAACAATCATACTAAAAAATCTCCATTGTTATATCGGAGATTTTTAGTATATTTATATTATTATTTTTACCATCTATTCCTTGAATCAATCTTAATTGGCTGAAAAGCCAGCTTTTTATATTGAATATTCAGGCTCATATCTCCTGCATAAGATTTAAACTCTTTATAATCCTTAATAGCTTCATCAGACGCAGGCATGGCAAATTTATAATTAGAATCTATATCTTCAAATCTTGCAAAATTACATTTTCTGATTTTTAAACTATTATCTAAATGAATTATTTGCCCTAAAACTCCCTGCTGATTTTTACGCATTCCTGCCTCCTTCTTCCTTCACATTAAATAAAACAATTTTTCGAGACAAAAATTGCCTAATTATAGGGCATATTCAATAAATCATTTACAATTATTAAACAAAAGTAAATTAACTTTATTCAAATACCATTTCCATTTTTTTAACTTCTATTAACGTGTGATCGATGATAGCAACAAATGCATTTACTATATCAGGATCAAACTGAGCCCCGACACCTTTTTTAAGCTCGGCAATCGCAGATTCATGGGATAATCCTTTACGATAAGCCCTGTCTGATGTCATAGCATCATATGTATCAGCAACCGATATAATTTTTGCACTAACAGGAATTTCATCGTTTTTTAGCCCAAAAGGATAACCATTTCCATCATATCGTTCATGGTGGAATTTTATCGTATTAATGACAGCTTCAAACTGTTTTATCTCTTCAAGAATTTTAACCCCATGAATTACGTGCTGCTTAATAGCATCATATTCCTCAGATGAAAGGGTCCCGGGTTTATTAATAACTCTTTCCGGTACACCAATCATGCCAATATCGTGCAATAAACCTGCAAGTTCAAGCTCACTCAACTCAGAATCTGATAACCCAAGATATTTTCCAGTTTGAAGAGCATAATAAGTGACTCTCTTACTTCTACCAAAGGTAAAAGAATCTTTTGCATCAAGAGCCCCTGTAATTGCTGCAATTGTACCTGAAAACAGCTCTTTTAAATCTACGGCTAATTCTTTATTATCATTATTTAACTGATGAACGTCTAAAGCCCTATCAACAATGGTAGTTAAATCATTTATATTCCAGGGTTTTTTAACATATCTATAAATTTTTGCATTATTAATAGCATTTATTAAAGAGCTGGCATCAGTATAAGCAGTAAGTAAAATCCTAATAGTATCAGGACATATGTTTAATGTACGAGTTAAAAACTCCACCCCATCCATCTCAGGCATTTTATGATCAGAAATAATTAAGTCTACCTGATTGTTTTTAAGTATTTCAATAGCTTCATAACCCGAATTTGCTGTCAAGACATTATACTTTTTACGGAATGTCCTGATAAACAATTGTAAATTATCTATTTCATCATCAACAACTAGTATATTGTAATTCATATTTGATTATACTCCGGCAATACCTGCTTCTTTGTGCCAATCTACTGGGATTTTAATGGTAAATTTAGTTCCTTTACCTTTTTCACTCTCAACATCTATCGTTCCGTTATGAGTTTTAATTATTTTATAACTGATTGATAAGCCAAGCCCAGTTCCTTCTCCAACCGGTTTTGTAGTAAAGAATGGATCAAAGATTCTAGATAAAATGTCCTTGTCTATTCCTGCTCCATTGTCTTCAATAATTACCTTAATATTATTATTCTCAAAGCTGGTTTTGACATATACATCTCCTTGATCAGGAACCGCTTGAATAGCATTATCCAAAATATTCATAAATACTTGATTTAATTGCCCAGCATAACAAGATAACATTGGAAGATTTCCATATTCTTTATGAATATTAGCTCTATTTTTAAATTTATTATAAAGGATATTTAGCGTACTTTCTATTCCTTCATGAATATTAATTTCTTTTAACACTGCTTCATCAAGTCTTGAGAAGTTTTTGAGATCAAGTACTATTTGTTTACATCTTTCAGATCCGTCCTTACAACTCTTTATTAAAGGTGGTAAATCTTCTAGAATGAATTGATAATCAACCTCTTCCTTTATTTTATCGATTAATTCAATATCTTCGCTAGAAAGCTTATCTTTAATGCGTTCATAAGAATCAATAATACTTATTAAATCATTCATATAGTTTCTAAGATGATCTAAATTGCCATAAATAAAGTTAATTGGATTGTTCAATTCATGGGCAACACCCGCAACTAATTGACCCAGGGATTTCATTTTTTCACTATGTATAACCATAGTTTGAGCTTCTTTTAGCTCCGCATAAGCACTTTCCAATTGAACATTTTTTGAAACAAGCTCATTAGTTCTATCTTTAACCTGCTGTTCTAATGATGAATATAATACATCAAGCTTATTAGCCATATCATTAAAAGCATGAGCAAGTATACCAATTTCATCATGGGTTGTTACAACTGCTCTATATCTTAAATTCCCTTTAGAAAATTCTTCTGCCCCCATTACAAGATTTTTTATAGGTTTGGTTACAAACTTAGCCAGTGTAAAAGCAGAAGCAAATCCAAATATAATGAAGATAACAACCAAAATTATATCGCCTTTTAAAAGAACATTTATTAGAGAGATAAGAGTATCATTATCCAAGAAACCAACTGCAACAACAAATTCACCTTCCTCATTGTATATTTCTCTAATATCTTGATGTTGAAGTCCCTGATATTTATGAGCAAATAGTTCATTTTTCCAGGGATTATAAACTTCTGCATCAGTCCCTATTAATCCAGATAAACTTGACCACATGTATTTATTGGAACTCTTATCAATTACATTCACATATAATATAAGATCATTATTAATTAAACTTCTGGAAATATTAGCTAAATCAGTATACTCAGCCTGTCCCACATCTTTTTTAAAATTCTGGAATATTACTCTTGATAATGATTCATGGTTAAAATCTTTATCAACACGGTATTGTTTAATTATAGGAATGCTAGCATAAAGATTATAGGCTGCTATAAAGAATAAGGTGATAAAAATAGACGTACCAATAATCATAGCAAATCTATTTACTAATGATTCAGACTTGTTACTAGTTTTACCTATAATATTTTTAAAACTCATTTTTTCCTTTACCCATTTACTAGCAAACATTTATACTGTTTCATCATTAATTTCATCAAGATTATCGTCTAAAATATCGTCTATTAAAAGATCAGAATTTTTCTTAGACGAAACAGATTTTTCTTTTGGCATATTAGACTTTTCAAAGGTTTTACCCATATAGTATCCAAACAGACCAGCCACAGCTGCTGCTGAAATACTTAGCTTACAAGCATTTAATACTGTTTCAAAATCAAATGACATACCATTAAATAGTGCAACGGATCCAACTATTAACATGGCACTACTTGAAAATATTCCAGCAAACTTTCTTGCAAGTTGAATAAAAATCACCTCCCAAAGCTAATCTACTCTAAATTCCTTACATTTAAGCTCTAACTGTCTCTTAAAGCACAGCTGTATTATTGCGGTTCTATCAACATTAGAAATTTCTTTAAATTCAGCTGCTAAATTATATTCTTTACTATTATATTTGTCTGTTCTTAAGACTTTTAATACAGTGTTTATATCTTTTCTACTAAGAATACTAAAATTAGCTTCCAACAAACTATCAATATCGAAATCTTCTGAGGAAACCAATTTCATGCCACCACCGCTAAGGTTTTCGATAATTGAATTAATATTATTTGAATTATTTACTTCTCTCAGTTTTACAGGAATATTAACATTAACTCTGGTATATTCTCTTCTCTGTATACGTCTAAATTGCTTTGGTAGTGAAAAATGTACAAGATTTCCATCTATCAGATTTACCTGAACCTCAAATCTTATCATATAGTCTTTCATAGGCACAATAATCTCTATATGATCACCTATTCTAAGCAAATCATCATTTACATTATCCAATTGAACAGTGAAATATTGAGGATAAATCTCCCTAATAATTCCGTTAGATATACCCTTTATCTCACTCGGTATTATTTTTAATTCTTGATTATTTTTTAAGAAATCCATACTATTTTCCACGAAAAGAATCTTTATTATTTAATAATACAACGTAAAGTAAGAAAAGTGAACGTATTATTCTTAATAATACCTCTGGACTTACAATATTTTATGTTGTATCAAATATAAATAGACTTTGAAAACAAACTCAAACAAAAGGTAAAGGTCAGAAACTGACTGATGAAAATAATGTCATCGCGAGGTTTCTAAAAGAAACCGTGGCGATCTCTCAAATATGGCTTATTGATTATAGTTTTTATTCGAAAAGATTCCCACGGCGCCAAAGGCACAAACCTATCATCAATGATTCTTGTATATTAAAGAAAGATTGTTGACAATGTGACCGTGGCATAGCCACCTCGGAATGACGATTTTACCTTTATCTCTCACTTATTTACCATTACCAAATAAAAAAACAGGCGTATATTTCATAGCCTGTTTTAGTTATTTAGGTTAAGACTTTGCAAGAGATATTTCCTTGTTAAACATCTTCTTTAAGTACTTACCTGTATAAGAATTCTCAATTTCTGCAACCTTCTCAGGAGTATCCTGAGCTATAATCATGCCACCGGCATCTCCACCTTCAGGGCCAAGATCAATAACCTGATCAGCAACTTTTATTACATCAAGGTTATGTTCAATAACAATCACAGTATTACCTGTATCAACAAGTCTGTTTAGAATTTCAAGTAATTTCTCCAAATCTGCCCAGTGTAATCCAACTGAAGGCTCGTCAAGAAGATAAAGGGTTCTTCCCGTGCTTCTCTTATTTAACTCAGAGGCAAGTTTGACTCTCTGTGCTTCACCACCTGAAAGTGTAGTTGCACTCTGACCTAATTTAATATAATCAAGCCCAACATCATAAAGGGTCTGCAATTTACTTGCAATTTTAGGAATATTCTTAAAGAAATCAAGTGCTTCTTCTACAGTCATATTAAGAACATCAGCAATTGATTTGCCTTTATACTTAACCTCAAGGGTTTCTCTATTATATCTGGCCCCTTTGCATACTTCACAAGGAATATAAACGTCAGGCAAGAAGTTCATTTCAATTTTGATAATTCCATCTCCCTGACAGGCTTCACATCTTCCACCTTTTACATTAAAGCTAAATCTTCCAGGTTTATAACCTCTGGTTTTTGCTTCATTAGTAAGAGAAAATAATTCTCTAATATGGTCAAACGTGCCGGTATAAGTAGCAGCGTTACTTCTTGGAGTTCTGCCGATAGGGCCTTGATCTATATCAATAATCTTATCTATATTCTCAAACCCGGCTATCTTCTTCACTCCCTGAGGTTTTGGAGTATTTCCCCTCAATTTATGCTTAGCATATTGATGTAAAAGATCGAACAGCAAAGTAGATTTACCAGAACCACTAACACCAGTAATACAGACAAATTCACCTAAAGGAATGTCAAGATTCAAGTTTTTTAAGTTATTTTTATGGGCGTCAATAATACTCAGGAATTTACCATTTCCTTCTCTTCTGGTTTCGGGAATTTTAATAGCTTTTGATCCACGTAAATATTGACCGGTAATAGAATTTTTAACTTCCTCAATATCATACGGTGTGCCTTCTGCTACAATTTCACCGCCATGAACACCCGCTCTTGGACCAATATCCACTACCCAATCAGCACGTCTTATAGTTTCTTCATCATGCTCAACCACTATTAGAGTATTTCCCAGATTTCTTAACCTTGTTAAAGTATTTAAAAGCTGCTCATTATTTACCTGATGAAGTCCAATACTCGGCTCATCCAGAACATATAAAACCCCAGACAAACCTGAACCAATTTGAGTAGCTAACCTTATTCTCTGAGATTCACCACCAGAAAGGGTTCCAGCTGTTCTATTCAATGTAAGATAGTTGAGTCCGACATCAATAAGGAACTTTAATCTCTCTCTAATCTCCATTAAAAGCTGTTTTACAATTGCCAATTGATGATCATTTAAGGTTAAAAACAAAGATGATATAAACTCGTGACTATCACTAATAGACATATTACAAACTTGATCTATGGATTTTTCACCAACTTTAACAG contains:
- a CDS encoding excinuclease ABC subunit A, with amino-acid sequence MSGLKEHIVVRGANQHNLKNVNLSIPKNQLVVFTGVSGSGKSSLAFDTIFAEGQRRYVESLSAYARQFLGQLNKPDVESIEGLSPAISIDQKSTSHNPRSTVGTVTEIYDHLRLLFARIGTPHCPECKDVITPQTVDQIVDSILALGEGTKIQIISPIIRGKKGEHSSLFNELRQEGFIRVRVDGKIYNLDEDDIEIEKTKKHNIDVVLDRIIVKESVRSRIADSTQTALQRSNGLVIVDIIDQREIIFSEKLACHNCNLSFDELSPRMFSFNSPYGACQTCSGLGAHLEISPDLIVPDTCKSLKGGAIYPWAKTGNKYYVDILSSVADHYDIDMDTYFEDLSKEHQDIILYGSKGERVRFTHDNFKKTRRKSYNAVYKGVIPYLKERYEGSGSDMVRAEIEKYMMQIPCPTCHGARLKDFSLAVKVGEKSIDQVCNMSISDSHEFISSLFLTLNDHQLAIVKQLLMEIRERLKFLIDVGLNYLTLNRTAGTLSGGESQRIRLATQIGSGLSGVLYVLDEPSIGLHQVNNEQLLNTLTRLRNLGNTLIVVEHDEETIRRADWVVDIGPRAGVHGGEIVAEGTPYDIEEVKNSITGQYLRGSKAIKIPETRREGNGKFLSIIDAHKNNLKNLNLDIPLGEFVCITGVSGSGKSTLLFDLLHQYAKHKLRGNTPKPQGVKKIAGFENIDKIIDIDQGPIGRTPRSNAATYTGTFDHIRELFSLTNEAKTRGYKPGRFSFNVKGGRCEACQGDGIIKIEMNFLPDVYIPCEVCKGARYNRETLEVKYKGKSIADVLNMTVEEALDFFKNIPKIASKLQTLYDVGLDYIKLGQSATTLSGGEAQRVKLASELNKRSTGRTLYLLDEPSVGLHWADLEKLLEILNRLVDTGNTVIVIEHNLDVIKVADQVIDLGPEGGDAGGMIIAQDTPEKVAEIENSYTGKYLKKMFNKEISLAKS